In Hippoglossus stenolepis isolate QCI-W04-F060 chromosome 13, HSTE1.2, whole genome shotgun sequence, a single genomic region encodes these proteins:
- the parp4 gene encoding protein mono-ADP-ribosyltransferase PARP4 isoform X1, whose product MAVFENSSVLLDMKNLSYKEKKKLKSAVTENGGNVSFVVNKQCTLIVTSDVSNLSSNRLRSIQKHQTPVVGVDYVYRCLHRGALLPVEEFKLDASPPAAFSPPLPLSSPRPAPFSHPVSRAAVITAVVELPKGQAKPVDSVGLTPCAETPERSGKVLDKFRIYTETDSDLPSYPNDFQVAKYSIFEKINSNTRCVLELQSFKGEKGRQYCVVRCWKSDVEAKKELVFLATSEDAVDVYRALRETSQAAGLQPRRSIPPQSLGLASFPLQQLLLEEKLNTGCVSREVGVFVELLWTEALGQLSLLLTVPIDKLSLNDVSRAEGLLLQAQRKLKERNLAEMVILMQEFNTLLPHRESLLLQDTKVLSQKLDLCQLIRDVLNVSEMSLRGPAPSSLGKYRALRCSIETVPPGSSDFQAVTSMLRGSKLQIQQILRVGRGVELQTFKNELGNVQMLLHSSSPSNFVGILSRGLLLPHAGVEHHGIERTDVGNLGSGIYFSDAVSSTLKYSRPSVSDGARLLLVCDVALGSCRDVHKRDVTLTKAPEGHHSVHGVRCTPNTHSEFEDDEYVVYSPDQVKLKYVVQFSIEGEELREFSPAVDTSAEPCPPPSLQVLSSEDVAVEDIKNPLDEVKAGLLDSSGQQLPLQAVHVKCKLVDLLSQVIIFQEYTNNSSGSIEAKYVFPLDDSAAVCGFEAFINGKHVVGKVKEKETARKEYKQAIEKGHGAYLMDQDAPDVFTISVGNLPPGASVLIKVTFVSELIVRDGSILFSLPGSVAPWQESAALNQTTQVTVEKVCVTDESANTREFYLDMSVEMPNEISSLECITHKVRVKRTDCKAVVGLLPGQVMGPEGFQLSVTLSEVHLPRMWVEKHPDKDSQACMLVFYPDFDVSSMSESDEVFLLLDTSESMKGESLRMAQRIALQVLRALGSNIRLNVVLFGTDHTEAFLTAQPLTEARQTAESFIKNVSPVGGSTELWRPLRALSLLPPSRGIRNLLLLSDGHIQNAEFTLKLLRDSVQHSRLFTCGISPTANKHMLRALAQAGGGAYEFFDTKVKHNWSEKVARQVKRIASPGCSSVSVKWQQFNPTAPTPVQAPKQLHALFNDCHTLVYGFVPHCTQATLHGNLSGQELQTMVSTSELQKTSGTFLHKLTARALIKDYEDGSLDTDEAEHEGKKAELKSFIIDLSKEFSILSQFTSFVAIEERDPEKPEEGFTDIPQLIAEEEVDFLPYISWDIPQDSEDDDDDDDDDEEGSRSLGLEGDVYRTRFLGSMCLEDDSYLITGGDRGMVTSSICPEFFQMDSSSSEDCVAMMSRSPIEEVDPFWEDCVEHTPLTSFPPPPPPPPPSFGRFSSFAQTPIQASPNSGSLPSPFVQSHSIASAMPPPPPPPFVGFSSFAQTSIQASPIPGSLPSPFVQSHSIASAMPPFIADEISQTSFTQSPVGSLRMGRRRLCRQVDRDNSSMYRDISLSKMSKPSGSISPPLGASGWSGVRVELAESSEEPELPPKKKGLPSFMQRKAKDNSIARPAIQCDSGWMDNLFQAQPSMKLLVQREPVPRSLPERRMFCSLSHSAGATVRRRNRMSASYSSSGMSTDPDQMMLRWDKIFQMQHSEGYWELTTELGEYVNVDVDSFVNVFLKNKGICSLGVRANADILRLVATLLVLQTMREEKLEEGKLLRTLFCLGDAAQPRPQRWDEVKKAVEWVRWADKQYPCIYSRLEFGWSWESSTRQLLGYEGLPTFSPLKGFVQPGSVGGVRKLVHY is encoded by the exons ATGGCTGTGTTCGAGAACTCCTCTGTGCTCTTGGACATGAAGAATTTGTCctacaaagagaagaagaaactgaagTCGGCAGTGACAGAGAACGGAGGCAACGTTTCCTTTGTGGTCAATAAACAG TGCACTCTGATAGTGACCAGTGACGTGTCCAACCTGAGCTCCAACAGGCTGCGGAGCATCCAGAAGCACCAGACGCCCGTGGTCGGGGTGGATTACGTGTACAGATGTCTGCACAGAGGAGCTCTTCTGCCTGTGGAGGAATTCAAACTGGAtgcctctcctcctgctgccttctcgcctcctcttcctctctcctcaccgAGGCCTGCTCCATTCTCACATCCCG TGTCCAGAGCAGCAGTGATCACAGCGGTTGTCGAGCTTCCTAAAGGTCAAGCGAAGCCTGTGGACTCTGTCGGGCTGACTCCGTGCGCAGAGACTCCAGAGAGGAGCGGAAAAGTCCTGGACAAGTTCAG AATTTACACCGAAACTGATTCGGATCTTCCATCGTACCCGAACGATTTTCAAGTGGCAAAATATTCAATCTTTGAAAAG ATAAACAGCAACACTCGGTGtgtgctggagctgcagagttttaaaggagagaaaggacGACAGTACTGTGTGGTCCGGTGCTGGAAGAGTGATGTAGAAGCAAAG AAGGAGCTGGTGTTTCTGGCCACATCTGAGGACGCTGTAGACGTGTACCGGGCGCTGAGAGAGACCTCGCAGGCTGCTGGTCTGCAGCCGAGACGCAGCATCCCTCCACAGTCCCTGGGCCTGGCGTCCTTCCCACTGCAGCAG ctgctgctggaggagaaactgAACACAGGGTGTGTATCGCGGGAGGTGGGCGTCTTTGTGGAGCTGCTGTGGACTGAAGCCCTCGGTCAactcagcctcctcctcaccgtTCCAATCGACAAGCTCAGCCTCAATGAC gtgaGCAGGGCGGAGGGCTTGTTGCTTCAGGCCCAGAGGAAGCTGAAGGAGAGAAATCTTGCTGAGATGGTGATTCTCATGCAAGAGTTTAACACTCTGCTGCCACACAGGGAGTCACTTCTACTGCAGGACACCAAGGTCCTCTCTCAGAAACTGGACCTCTGTCAG ttAATTCGAGACGTCCTGAACGTGAGTGAGATGTCTCTGagaggccccgccccctccagTCTGGGGAAGTACCGCGCTCTGAGGTGCAGCATTGAGACCGTTCCCCCCGGCAGCTCTGACTTTCAGGCCGTGACATCTATGCTGCGGGGCAG CAAACTGCAGATTCAGCAGATTCTGCGAGTCGGCCGAGGGGTGGAGCTTCAGACATTTAAGAACGAGCTTGGGAACGTTCAGATGCTTCTTCACTCATCCAGCCCCAGCAACTTTGTAGGAATCCTGTCTCG TGGTCTGCTGTTGCCTCATGCTGGAGTGGAGCATCATGGGATAGAGAGAACAGACGTCGGTAATCTGGGCAGTGGAATCTACTTCAGTGACGCCGTCAG CTCCACTTTGAAATACTCCAGGCCCAGTGTGTCAGACGGGGCTCGGCTGCTGTTGGTGTGTGATGTGGCGCTGGGAAGTTGCAGGGACGTGCACAAGAGAGACGTCACACTGACCAAAGCCCCCGAGGGTCACCACAGTGTGCACGGAGTCCGCTGCACCCCTAACACTCACTCTGagtttgag GATGACGAGTACGTGGTGTACAGTCCTGATCAGGTGAAACTGAAGTACGTGGTTCAGTTCAGCATCGAGGGAGAAGAGCTGAGGGAGTTCAGTCCAGCTGTCGACACTTCGGCTGAGCCGTGTCCGCCTCCGTCTCTCCAAG tgCTCAGTTCAGAGGACGTTGCAGTAGAGGACATTAAAAACCCTCTGGACGAAGTGAAGGCCGGACTGTTGGACAGCTCTGGTCAgcagctccccctgcaggctGTCCACGTGAAGTGCAAACTGGTGGATCTGCTCTCTCAg GTCATCATTTTCCAAGAATACACCAACAACAGCTCCGGGTCAATCGAGGCCAAGTATGTTTTCCCATTGGATGattctgcagctgtgtgtggatTTGAAGCTTTTATAAATGGGAAACACGTCGTGGGAAAG gtgaaggagaaagagacgGCTCGTAAGGAGTACAAACAGGCTATTGAGAAAGGCCATGGAGCATATCTCATGGATCAGGACGCACCC GACGTGTTCACCATCAGTGTGGGCAACCTGCCACCCGGAGCCAGTGTCCTCATCAAAGTTACCTTTGTGTCTGAGCTGATCGTCAGGGACGGGAgtattctcttctctctgcccGGGAGTGTGGCTCCGTGGCAGGAGAGCGCAGCACTCAACCAGACCACGCAG GTCACTgtggagaaagtgtgtgtgactgatgagTCAGCAAATACAAG AGAGTTCTACCTGGACATGTCAGTCGAGATGCCCAATGAAATCAGCAGCTTGGAGTGCATCACTCACAAAGTCAGGGTTAAG AGAACAGACTGTAAGGCAGTAGTGGGCTTGCTGCCAGGACAGGTGATGGGTCCGGAGGGTTTCCAGTTGTCAGTCACTCTGTCCGAGGTCCACCTGCCCAGGATGTGGGTGGAGAAACACCCTGACAAGGACAGtcag GCGTGCATGTTGGTTTTTTATCCTGACTTCGATGTCAGTTCCATGTCAGAATCCGATGAAGTCTTCCTGTTGCTGGACACGTCTGAGTCCATGAAGGGAGAGTCTCTCCGCATGGCTCAGAGAATCGCCCTCCAGGTCCTCAGAGCCCTCGGCAGCAACATCAGACTCAACGTGGTTTTATTTGGCACAG ATCACACTGAAGCGTTTCTGACAGCGCAGCCGCTCACTGAGGCCCGTCAGACAGCAGAGAGCTTCATCAAG AACGTCTCTCCAGTGGGCGGCAGCACTGAGCTTTGGCGGCCCCTGAGGGCCCTCAGCCTGCTGCCTCCATCCCGTGGCATCAggaacctgctgctgctgtcagatgGCCACATCCAGAACGCAGAGTTCaccctgaagctgctcagagacagcGTGCAGCACAGCCGCCTCTTCACCTGCGGCATCAG CCCGACAGCCAATAAGCATATGCTGAGAGCTCTGGCCCAGGCAGGGGGCGGAGCCTACGAGTTCTTTGACACAAAAGTCAAACACAACTGGTCAGAGAAG GTGGCACGTCAGGTGAAGCGTATTGCATCCCCTGGCTGCAGTTCAGTGTCTGTGAAGTGGCAGCAGTTCAACCCGACAGCGCCCACTCCTGTGCAAGCGCCCAAACAGCTCCATGCATTGTTCAATGACTGTCACACCCTGGTTTACGGCTTTGTGCCGCACTGCACTCAG GCCACCCTCCACGGGAACCTCAGTGGTCAGGAGCTCCAAACCATGGTGTCGACGAGTGAGCTGCAGAAGACGAGTGGCACA TTTCTTCACAAGCTCACAGCAAGAGCCCTCATCAAGGATTATGAAGATGGAAGCCTGGATACAGACGAGGCTGaacatgag GGGAAGAAAGCGGAGTTGAAGTCCTTCATCATCGATTTGAGCAAAGAGTTCTCCATCCTGTCTCAGTTCACCAGCTTTGTGGCCATTGAGGAGAGG GACCCTGAGAAACCGGAGGAGGGTTTCACAGACATCCCCCAGTTGAtcgcagaggaggaggtggacttCCTTCCCTACATCAGCTGGGATATTCCTCAGGatagtgaagatgatgatgatgatgatgatgatgatgaagagggatCACGTAGTTTAGGACTGGAAGGAGATGTCTATCGTACACGTTTTTTGGGTTCCATGTGTTTGGAG GACGATTCATATCTCATTACAGGCGGTGACAGAGGCATGGTAACGAGCTCAATCTGTCCTGAGTTTTTCCAAATG GATTCCTCCAGCTCGGAGGATTGTGTAGCAATGATGTCCAGGTCCCCAATAGAGGAGGTGGATCCTTTCTGGGAAGATTGTGTGGAACATACTCCTCTtacctcttttcctcctcctcctcctcctcctcctccatcttttgGGAGGTTTTCTTCATTTGCCCAAACCCCAATTCAAGCCTCTCCGAACTCTGGGTCTCTACCATCTCCATTTGTCCAAAGCCATAGTATAGCCTCTGCGATGCCtccgcctccacctccaccttttGTGGGGTTTTCTTCATTTGCCCAAACCTCAATTCAAGCCTCTCCGATCCCTGGGTCTCTACCATCTCCATTTGTCCAAAGCCATAGTATAGCCTCTGCGATGCCACCTTTTATTGCTGATGAGATCTCCCAAACTTCTTTTACTCAGAGCCCCGTTGGTTCTCTAAGGATGGGTAGAAGACGGTTGTGTAGACAAGTTGACAGGGACAATAGTTCTATGTATCGTGATATATCTTTGAGTAAAATGTCCAAGCCCTCCGGCAGCATTTCTCCTCCCCTTGGTGCATCCGGCTGGAGTGGCGTAAGGGTTGAATTGGCCGAGTCTTCTGAAGAACCAGAACTGCCTCCGAAAAAGAAAGGATTGCCATCTTTCATGCAGCGGAAGGCCAAGGATAACAGCATAGCCCGCCCTGCCATCCAGTGCGATTCTGGTTGGATGGATAACCTGTTTCAAGCTCAACCCTCAATGAAGTTATTGGTCCAGAGGGAACCTGTACCACGTAGTTTACCTGAAAGAAGGATGTTTTGTTCATTATCCCATTCAGCTGGAGCTACTGTACGTAGAAGAAACAGGATGTCAGCTTCCTACAG TTCCAGTGGAATGTCGACAGATCCTGATCAAATGATGCTCAGATGGGATAAGATCTTCCAGATGCAACATTCG gaggGCTACTGGGAGTTGACCACAGAACTGGGTGAATACGTAAATGTAGACGTCGACTCCTTTGTCAACGTGTTCCTGAAAAACAAAGGCATCTGCTCTCTGG gtgtgAGGGCCAACGCAGATATCCTGAGGCTGGTGGCAACTCTTCTGGTTCTGCAGACGATGAGGGAGGAGAAACTGGAGGAAGGCAAACTGCTCCGCACCCTCTTCTGTCTGGGTGACGCTGCTCAGCCCAG GCCACAGCGTTGGGACGAGGTGAAGAAGGCAGTGGAGTGGGTCCGCTGGGCTGACAAACAGTACCCATGCATCTACAGCCGGCTGGAGTTTGGTTGGAGCTGGGAGTCGTCCACCCGTCAGCTGCTGGGCTACGAAGGGCTGCCCACCTTCTCACCACTCAAAGGTTTTGTCCAGCCGGGATCGGTGGGCGGTGTCAGGAAGCTGGTTCATTACTGA